A window of the Alnus glutinosa chromosome 4, dhAlnGlut1.1, whole genome shotgun sequence genome harbors these coding sequences:
- the LOC133866359 gene encoding uncharacterized protein LOC133866359, whose product MPLTIQAESHAHPLTLVRRSVSFTCDACGKEGKGMFYLCAVCPFLVHLECASFPLTVKHIRHTHPLNLTNSLEVHQFQSDHRLCELCVKIVDIDYMLYYCSACDYVNHLHCATNKQLEDTEVGLDETIDSFPYVVLKSKVGEDKMEKAVEIKHFSHEHDLELIDEQLENKEKCDACVSSISLPFYSCVQCRFFLHKSCVELPKKKSHSLHRHTLILLPERPNARSFDCDACNRTCNGFTYCCDKCDFDLDVHCSLIPDKINHDGHEHQLILSSKYTSYLDKCSSCDFNRKVLFRCADCEFTLDFKCATLPRTIRYGPYEQSFVLCYKDEDSSSNEYFCDICEEERDPKKWFYYCADLNFSAHPDCILGELSYVKSMRHEHPLKLVDKSKVADRLCDECGSLCYGLTYKCINCNFNLHKWCIHKTTEQTRLAKFAGHA is encoded by the coding sequence GCTGTCTGCCCATTCTTGGTCCACCTAGAATGTGCTTCCTTCCCATTGACTGTCAAACATATCCGTCACACCCACCCTCTCAACCTCACCAACTCTCTTGAGGTTCATCAATTTCAATCCGACCATAGACTTTGCGAACTCTGTGTTAAAATTGTAGACATAGACTACATGCTTTATTATTGCTCAGCTTGTGATTACGTTAACCATCTTCATTGTGCTACAAATAAGCAACTTGAAGATACGGAGGTGGGGCTTGATGAAACCATTGATTCCTTTCCTTATGTTGTCTTGAAATCCAAAGTGGGAGAGGACAAAATGGAAAAAGCCGTGGAAATCAAACATTTTAGTCATGAGCATGACTTAGAGCTTATTGATGAGCAActtgagaataaagaaaaatgtgatgCATGTGTGTCGTCTATCTCCCTTCCCTTTTATAGTTGTGTTCAATGCAGATTCTTTCTTCACAAATCTTGTGTtgaattacccaaaaaaaagtcACACTCACTTCATCGACATACCCTCATTCTCCTCCCAGAGAGACCTAATGCTAGGTCATTTGACTGTGATGCTTGTAACCgcacttgtaatggcttcacCTACTGTTGTGACAAATGTGATTTCGACCTTGATGTCCATTGTAGTTTGATACCTGACAAAATTAACCATGATGGTCATGAGCACCAACTTATTCTCTCCAGCAAATATACATCATATTTAGATAAGTGCAGCTCTTGTGATTTTAACAGAAAGGTATTGTTTCGTTGTGCTGATTGTGAATTTACTCTGGATTTCAAATGCGCTACATTGCCTCGTACCATAAGATACGGACCGTACGAACAGTCGTTCGTACTTTGTTATAAAGATGAAGATAGTTCTAGTAATGaatatttttgtgatatttgtgaAGAAGAGCGGGATCCGAAGAAGTGGTTCTACTATTGTGCAGACCTCAATTTTTCTGCTCATCCCGATTGCATTCTTGGAGAACTTTCATATGTCAAGTCTATGAGGCATGAACATCCCCTCAAATTGGTTGACAAGAGCAAGGTCGCCGATCGTCTATGTGATGAATGTGGTAGTCTTTGTTATGGCTTGACTTATAAATGTATCAATTGTAATTTCAATCTTCACAAGTGGTGCATTCACAAGACTACAGAACAAACAAGACTGGCGAAGTTTGCCGGACATGCATGA
- the LOC133867464 gene encoding uncharacterized protein LOC133867464: MRRSVSFTCDACGKEGKGMFYSCALCGFWVHLECASIPLTVKHIRHPHPLNLITNSLEVHQSDHRLCQLCVKIVDMDYMFYYCSTCDYVNHLQCATNEQLLDETSVPAEFEDSFPYVVLKSIVGEDKIEKAVEIKHFSHEHDLELTDEQLENKEKCNACVSPISPPFYSCAQCRFFLHKSCVELLRTKSHPLHRHTLILLPEPPYDFRKFDCDACNRTCNGFTYYCDKCNFDLDVHCSLIPDIINHDGHEHQLILSSTSDSDKCSSCDSNEEELMFHCADCEFTLDFKCATLPHTIRYGPYEQPFKLCYKDEDISSDEYFCDICEEERDPKHWFYYCADLNFPAHPDCILGKHSYIKSGRHEHPLKLVDKSKEANRLCDECGSLCYGLTYKCIDCDFNLHRWCIHKTTEQTRLAKFGRHEHPLKLFDKGEDVHRQCNHCGDLCYGSSYGCINCDFSLHSWCINKTTKLTSLADCIFPLLPKSSC, encoded by the coding sequence ATGCGGAGATCTGTCTCTTTCACCTGCGATGCTTGTGGAAAAGAAGGCAAAGGCATGTTTTACTCATGTGCTCTCTGCGGATTCTGGGTCCACCTAGAATGTGCTTCCATCCCATTGACTGTCAAGCATATCCGTCACCCCCACCCTCTCAACCTGATCACCAACTCTCTTGAGGTCCATCAATCCGATCATAGACTTTGCCAACTATGTGTTAAAATTGTAGACATGGACTACATGTTTTATTATTGCTCAACTTGTGATTACGTTAACCATCTTCAATGTGCTACAAATGAGCAACTGCTGGATGAAACCTCTGTGCCGGCCGAATTTGAAGATTCCTTCCCTTACGTTGTCTTGAAATCCATAGTGGGAgaggacaaaattgaaaaagccGTTGAAATCAAACATTTTAGTCACGAGCATGACTTAGAGCTTACTGATGAGCAActtgagaataaagaaaaatgtaatgCATGTGTGTCGCCTATCTCCCCACCCTTTTATAGTTGTGCTCAATGCAGATTCTTTCTTCACAAATCTTGTGTTGAATTACTCAGAACAAAGTCACACCCACTTCATCGACATACCCTCATTCTCCTCCCAGAGCCACCTTATGATTTTAGGAAGTTTGATTGTGATGCTTGTAACCgcacttgtaatggcttcacCTACTATTGTGACAAATGCAATTTTGACCTTGATGTCCATTGTAGTTTGATACCTGACATCATTAACCATGACGGTCATGAGCACCAACTTATCCTCTCCAGCACATCAGATTCTGATAAGTGCAGCTCTTGTGATTCTAACGAAGAAGAATTAATGTTTCATTGTGCTGATTGTGAATTTACTCTGGATTTCAAATGCGCTACATTACCTCATACTATAAGATACGGACCTTACGAACAGCCATTCAAACTTTGTTATAAAGATGAAGATATTTCTAGTGATGaatatttttgtgatatttgtgaAGAAGAGCGGGATCCAAAGCACTGGTTCTACTATTGTGCAGACCTCAATTTTCCTGCTCATCCCGATTGCATTCTTGGAAAACATTCATATATCAAGTCTGGGAGGCATGAACATCCCCTCAAGTTGGTTGACAAGAGCAAGGAAGCCAATCGTCTATGTGATGAATGTGGCAGTCTTTGCTATGGCTTGACTTATAAATGTATCGATTGTGATTTCAATCTTCACAGGTGGTGCATTCACAAGACTACAGAACAAACAAGACTGGCGAAGTTTGGGAGGCATGAACATCCCCTCAAGTTGTTTGACAAGGGCGAGGACGTCCATCGTCAATGTAATCACTGTGGTGATCTTTGCTATGGCTCGAGTTATGGATGTATAAATTGTGATTTCAGTCTTCACAGCTGGTGCATTAACAAGACTACAAAACTAACAAGCCTGGCTGATTGTATTTTTCCATTACTTCCCAAATCTAGCTGTTAA
- the LOC133866987 gene encoding cysteine-rich receptor-like protein kinase 10 codes for MASNNILLLLLMFLLLHFHCSNPQSWIKAGYWYAGSESPIPDLNSALFTHLICAFADVNSSTYRLSIPSAFEQYFSIFTNTVKRKNPSVVTLLSIWNGQAATAQSILGEKVNTSVLSSMLNRPSYRKSFIESSIKTARKYEFQGIDLFWLWPNNASDMTNMGILLDEWRAEVNSESRKPGQAQLILTMALRYLPTFEFGSYPIESIQRNMDWGHVVAYDYHLPSKENFTHFHAALYDPSSHVNTDYGIREWLGKGFPSNKLLLGLAYHGYAWALANPEENDIGAPSTGVAETQDGSMSYKYIKGYIRSYGATTIFNSTYVVNYCIIGSTWINFDDVEAIRAKIGYVKEKKLLGYNVFQLSNDDNWVLSLAAQEKEDGEENKRRLLLIILLPIALVIVLLAFMICYLRGRVLKSKVMILLGKRDSGPTNPSASENPDHNAPNLQVFSFSSIKAATNNFSSANKLGQGGFGPVYKGKLSRGQEIAVKRLSKTSTQGHEEFTNEVSLTARLQHINLARVLGYCLEREEKMLIYEWMPNKSLDYYLFDPIRRNHLGWPKRVHIIEGVTQGLLYLQEYSNFTIIHRDLKASNILLDRDMNPKISDFGMAKLFGKDEHEANTGRIVGTYGYVPPEYVRNGIYSMKYDVYSFGVLLLQLISGKRNACYYGPNETLSLLEYAYDLWKEDEGMELIDPSLDDSSSSCKLMRCLQVALLCVQENPVDRPTMLEVYSMLKNNIGSITTPKKPAFSAKRDKSVGTASTSTSQQRSCSVSDTPISEIIPR; via the exons ATGGCATCCAACAATATCCTCCTCCTCTTGTTAATGTTTCTTCTTCTACATTTTCACTGTTCTAACCCTCAGAGTTGGATCAAAGCTGGTTATTGGTATGCTGGTAGTGAATCCCCCATTCCTGACCTGAATTCTGCCTTGTTTACCCACCTTATATGCGCTTTTGCTGATGTCAACTCCTCCACCTACCGGCTTTCCATCCCCTCAGCTTTTGAACAGTACTTCTCCATCTTCACCAACACTGTCAAACGCAAGAACCCATCGGTTGTCACGCTTCTATCTATATGGAATGGACAAGCTGCAACGGCTCAATCCATCTTGGGTGAGAAAGTCAACACTTCAGTATTGTCTTCAATGCTCAACCGACCTTCTTACAGAAAGTCTTTCATTGAATCTTCAATAAAAACAGCAAGGAAATATGAGTTTCAAGGCATAGACTTGTTCTGGCTTTGGCCTAACAACGCCTCAGACATGACCAACATGGGAATTCTGCTCGATGAGTGGCGTGCTGAAGTAAATTCTGAGTCAAGAAAGCCGGGCCAAGCACAATTGATATTGACAATGGCCCTTCGTTACTTGCCAACTTTTGAATTTGGGAGTTACCCGATTGAATCcatacagagaaatatggactGGGGACATGTCGTGGCATATGACTATCACCTGCCTTCAAAGGAGAACTTCACACATTTCCATGCTGCTTTATATGATCCTTCAAGCCATGTTAACACTGATTATGGCATAAGAGAGTGGTTGGGTAAAGGATTTCCCTCAAACAAGTTGCTTTTGGGTTTGGCTTACCATGGTTACGCTTGGGCTCTTGCAAATCCCGAAGAAAATGATATTGGTGCACCATCAACAGGGGTGGCCGAAACACAAGATGGAAGCATGAGTTACAAGTACATCAAGGGGTACATTCGAAGTTATGGTGCAACAACAATTTTCAATTCTACTTATGTTGTGAATTACTGCATTATTGGATCCACTTGGATCAATTTCGATGATGTGGAGGCTATAAGAGCTAAGATTGGTTATGTGAAGGAGAAGAAGCTACTTGGTTACAATGTGTTTCAGCTCAGCAATGATGACAATTGGGTGCTTTCCCTAGCAG CTCAAGAGAAAGAAGATGGCGAAGAAAACAAGAGAAGGCTATTGTTAATAATTCTTCTTCCAATAGCTTTGGTCATTGTCCTTCTGGCCTTCATGATATGTTACCTACGAGGCAGAGTACTGAAGTCAAAAG TTATGATTCTTTTAGGCAAAAGAGATTCTGGACCAACCAATCCATCAGCTTCTGAAAATCCGGACCACAATGCTCCTAATCTGCAAGTATTCAGCTTTTCCAGTATCAAAGCTGCTACAAATAACTTCTCAAGTGCAAATAAGCTTGGACAGGGTGGTTTTGGCCCTGTTTACAAG GGTAAATTATCAAGAGGACAGGAAATAGCAGTTAAGAGACTTTCAAAAACTTCTACTCAAGGACATGAAGAGTTCACAAATGAGGTTTCCCTTACCGCAAGACTTCAACATATAAATCTAGCTAGAGTTCTGGGATATTGcttagagagagaagaaaagatgttGATCTATGAGTGGATGCCAAACAAAAGTTTGGATTACTACCTCTTTG ATCCAATCAGAAGGAATCACTTAGGTTGGCCAAAGCGTGTTCACATCATTGAAGGGGTTACTCAAGGGCTTCTATATCTCCAAGAATACTCAAATTTTACAATAATTCACAGAGATCTCAAAGCTAGCAATATTTTACTGGACAGGGACATGAATCCAAAGATATCAGATTTCGGAATGGCTAAGCTTTTCGGAAAGGATGAACATGAAGCAAACACAGGCAGGATTGTTGGAACATA TGGCTATGTTCCTCCAGAATATGTTAGAAATGGTATATACTCTATGAAGTATGATGTCTATAGCTTTGGAGTTCTACTTCTGCAACTCATAAGTGGCAAGAGAAATGCATGTTATTATGGCCCAAACGAAACTTTAAGCCTTTTAGAATAC GCATATGACTTGTGGAAAGAAGATGAGGGCATGGAGCTCATTGATCCATCATTGGATGATTCGTCTTCATCTTGCAAACTCATGAGATGCTTGCAAGTTGCTCTATTATGCGTCCAAGAAAATCCAGTGGATAGACCAACAATGTTGGAGGTTTATTCCATgctcaaaaataatattggatcAATTACTACCCCTAAAAAACCAGCTTTCTCAGCAAAACGTGATAAAAGTGTGGGGACTGCGAGCACATCAACATCACAGCAAAGAAGTTGCTCAGTTAGTGATACACCAATTTCAGAAATAATACCCCGATGA